A region of Onychomys torridus chromosome 10, mOncTor1.1, whole genome shotgun sequence DNA encodes the following proteins:
- the Osm gene encoding oncostatin-M gives MQTQLPQRTLLSLVLSLLFLSMAQATRGCSSSSPQLLSQLQNQANITGNTGSLLEPYILLQRLNTSALRAACTEYPVTFPSEDTLRALSKPRFLNTVHATLGRVWRQLGALRQQIPKIQAFPELERARQNIQGIRNNVYCMAQLLHHTLEIPEPTQAGSGTSPSISTTPSIFQAKLDSCRFLWGYHRFMGSVGRVFREWGDGSSRSRRHSPRHSPLRAWRKGARRIRPSRSSQSPMSRVKVPR, from the exons ATGCAGACACAGCTTCCACAGAGAACACTGCTCA GTCTGGTCCTCAGTCTCCTGTTCCTGAGCATGGCACAAGCCACACGCGGCTGCTCCAGCTCTTCCCCACAGCTCCTCAGCCAGCTGCAGAATCAGGCGAACATCACGGGGAACACAGGATCACTCTTGGAGCCCTAT ATTCTCCTCCAAAGGCTGAACACATCTGCCCTGAGAGCTGCCTGCACAGAATACCCTGTGACCTTCCCGAGTGAGGACACCCTACGGGCACTGAGCAAGCCTCGCTTCCTCAACACTGTCCACGCCACACTGGGCAGAGTCTGGCGTCAACTGGGTGCTTTAAGACAGCAAATTCCGAAGATTCAAGCTTTTCCAGAGCTGGAGAGGGCCAGGCAGAACATCCAAGGCATCAGAAACAATGTCTACTGCATGGCGCAGCTGCTCCACCATACCCTGGAGATACCCGAGCCCACACAGGCCGGTTCTGGGACCTCACCGTCCATTTCCACAACACCAAGCATTTTCCAGGCCAAGCTAGACAGCTGCCGCTTCCTGTGGGGTTACCACAGATTCATGGGCTCAGTGGGGAGGGTCTTCAgggagtggggagatggctccagcCGCAGCCGGAGACACAGCCCGAGACACAGCCCGCTCCGGGCCTGGCGCAAGGGAGCCCGCAGAATCAGACCCTCCAGGAGCAGCCAGAGCCCCATGTCCAGGGTCAAGGTGCCCCGGTAG